From the genome of Brevibacterium sp. JSBI002, one region includes:
- the ahcY gene encoding adenosylhomocysteinase, producing MLDSTDFKVADLSLAEAGRHQIRLAEREMPGLMALREEYASTAPLAGARIAGSLHMTVQTAVLIETLVALGADVRWASCNIFSTQDEAAAAVVVGSGTPEAPAGVPVFAWKGETLEEYWWAADEIFDFADGPNLILDDGGDATMYVLKGTEFEAAGGVPTAGAEDSEEFKVLLKQIAASIEAAPGRFARLAAGIKGVSEETTTGVNRLYRLAEQGTLPFPAINVNDSVTKSKFDNRYGIRHSLPDGLNRATDVLIGGKIAVVIGYGDVGKGAAEALRGQGARVIVTEIDPICALQATMDGYQVDLLAEVAPQADIIITTTGNTRVLDVDVLQTLKPGAIVGNVGHFDEEIDLAGLSRLPGVEKIEIKPQVHEWSVPVPAEAGLGRDRTDFLVLSEGRLLNLGNATGHPSFVMSASFSNQVLAQIELWHAHDDYGNSVHRLAKELDEKVARLHLPALGAKLSELSKEQAEYIGVDVAGPFKPEHYRY from the coding sequence GTGCTCGATTCCACTGACTTCAAGGTCGCCGATCTCAGCTTGGCCGAGGCCGGCCGACACCAGATCCGCCTCGCCGAAAGGGAGATGCCGGGCCTCATGGCGCTGCGTGAGGAATACGCCTCGACGGCTCCGCTGGCCGGTGCCCGCATCGCCGGCAGCCTGCACATGACTGTGCAGACCGCGGTCCTCATCGAAACCCTCGTCGCCCTCGGTGCAGACGTCCGTTGGGCCAGCTGCAATATCTTCTCCACGCAGGACGAGGCCGCCGCGGCCGTCGTCGTCGGCTCCGGCACCCCTGAGGCCCCGGCCGGCGTCCCGGTCTTCGCATGGAAGGGCGAGACCCTCGAAGAGTACTGGTGGGCCGCGGACGAGATCTTCGACTTCGCGGACGGACCGAACCTCATCCTCGACGACGGCGGCGACGCCACCATGTACGTGCTCAAGGGCACCGAATTCGAAGCCGCCGGGGGAGTGCCGACCGCCGGCGCCGAGGACTCGGAGGAGTTCAAGGTCCTGCTCAAGCAGATCGCCGCGTCCATCGAGGCGGCCCCCGGACGCTTCGCCCGTCTGGCCGCCGGAATCAAGGGCGTGAGCGAGGAGACGACGACCGGAGTCAACCGCCTCTACCGCCTCGCCGAACAGGGGACTCTGCCGTTCCCCGCCATCAACGTCAACGACTCGGTGACGAAGTCGAAGTTCGACAACCGCTACGGCATCCGCCATTCGCTGCCCGACGGACTCAACCGCGCCACCGATGTCCTCATCGGCGGAAAGATCGCCGTAGTCATCGGCTACGGCGACGTCGGCAAGGGTGCCGCGGAGGCGCTGCGCGGGCAGGGTGCGCGCGTCATCGTCACCGAGATCGATCCGATCTGTGCGCTGCAGGCCACGATGGACGGCTACCAGGTCGACCTCCTCGCCGAGGTGGCTCCCCAAGCCGACATCATCATCACCACGACCGGAAACACCCGGGTCCTCGACGTCGATGTGCTGCAGACTCTCAAACCTGGCGCCATCGTCGGCAACGTCGGCCACTTCGACGAGGAGATCGACCTGGCAGGGCTGTCCCGCCTGCCCGGCGTGGAGAAGATCGAGATCAAACCGCAGGTTCACGAGTGGAGTGTGCCTGTGCCCGCGGAGGCGGGACTCGGCCGCGACCGCACGGACTTCCTCGTCCTCTCCGAAGGGCGCCTGCTCAACCTCGGCAACGCCACCGGCCATCCGTCGTTCGTGATGAGTGCGTCATTCAGCAATCAGGTGCTCGCCCAGATCGAGCTGTGGCACGCCCACGATGACTATGGCAACTCGGTGCACCGGCTGGCGAAGGAGCTCGACGAGAAGGTGGCGCGCCTGCACCTGCCCGCTCTCGGGGCGAAGCTGTCGGAACTGAGCAAGGAACAGGCCGAATACATCGGCGTCGACGTGGCAGGACCGTTCAAACCCGAGCACTACCGGTACTGA
- a CDS encoding RDD family protein: protein MSTLITGEAVELNVQPAALAARALSCLVDYIVYSLVNIGLLIAMFWLMLEVLDLNGLLLGSLMTVMTIFVFVLLPMLVEVLSHGRSLGKLILGLRVVRDDGGAVRLRHSFIRALLWPFEIVSSGGGIAALSGLLSPQAKRLGDYLAGTIAVSERSRPLPPMHTHVAPHLHEWLNRTDVTAIPDGLHRRIVAFLAMAPQLGAESRWQRAIELATELNPYVAPAPPEGTFPEQFLSAVIHRQRIAEVEKQRRRTDRANAFRSGVDTLPHGLSLTRR from the coding sequence GTGAGTACTCTGATCACCGGTGAAGCCGTCGAACTCAATGTCCAACCGGCCGCTCTCGCGGCGCGGGCATTGAGCTGTCTCGTCGACTACATCGTCTATTCGCTGGTGAATATCGGTCTGCTCATCGCCATGTTCTGGCTCATGCTCGAGGTGCTCGATCTCAACGGGCTGCTCCTCGGTTCGCTCATGACCGTCATGACGATCTTCGTGTTCGTGCTGCTGCCGATGCTCGTCGAGGTGCTCAGCCACGGTCGCTCGCTGGGCAAGCTCATCCTCGGGCTGCGTGTGGTCCGCGACGACGGCGGTGCGGTCCGGCTGCGCCATTCCTTCATCCGCGCTCTGCTGTGGCCGTTCGAGATCGTCTCCAGCGGCGGCGGCATCGCGGCGCTGTCCGGTCTCCTCTCACCGCAGGCCAAGCGCCTCGGCGACTATCTGGCCGGAACCATCGCTGTCAGCGAACGCAGCCGACCTCTGCCGCCCATGCACACCCATGTGGCCCCTCATCTGCACGAGTGGCTGAACCGCACCGACGTGACAGCGATCCCCGACGGTCTGCATCGGCGCATCGTCGCGTTCCTCGCCATGGCGCCCCAACTCGGTGCGGAGTCGAGGTGGCAGCGAGCGATCGAGCTCGCCACCGAGCTCAATCCCTATGTGGCTCCTGCCCCGCCGGAGGGAACGTTTCCCGAACAGTTCCTGTCCGCGGTCATCCATCGGCAGCGCATCGCCGAAGTCGAGAAGCAGCGCCGTCGGACCGACCGTGCGAACGCTTTCCGGTCCGGAGTCGACACGCTCCCCCACGGTCTCAGCCTCACCCGCCGCTGA